A window from Sinanaerobacter sp. ZZT-01 encodes these proteins:
- a CDS encoding ribonuclease H-like domain-containing protein, with product MFTKIKTDQLNSYTSKSWSLYMEDFSLGFFDIETTGLSPKQDTFILGGLLNQKKISGEQTSTITQCFAPTKEEEAEQLEQYLSELSKQEIWVSYNGDSFDSPFLAKRMAKLGIGETLPFHYSFDLYRILRQSPSIAALLPNLKQKTVESFLGIQSQRLDQISGKESTLLYEEYQKRPSEELKQTILLHNRDDVIQLSALLKILDKLDLHHIMFQKGFLCTAEDKKAKIERIHFDKGFLSIKGTSQNITLPYQSYELTHHLNFDSQMQTFEITIPYLYESNFLYIDLEAFSMDFTPVQKYNGYQSGYLVLHDGSNPNYLEINHTLKILLKEILKQL from the coding sequence ATGTTCACAAAAATAAAAACGGATCAATTGAATTCCTATACATCAAAATCATGGTCCCTGTACATGGAGGATTTTTCTTTGGGTTTCTTTGATATCGAAACAACCGGTCTTTCTCCCAAACAGGATACTTTTATATTAGGAGGTTTGCTCAATCAGAAGAAAATCTCTGGTGAGCAAACCTCTACCATCACGCAATGCTTTGCCCCGACAAAAGAAGAGGAAGCAGAGCAGCTGGAACAATATCTCAGCGAACTTTCAAAACAAGAAATATGGGTTTCTTATAACGGAGACTCCTTTGACAGCCCTTTTCTTGCAAAAAGAATGGCAAAGCTAGGCATTGGAGAAACACTCCCTTTTCACTATTCCTTCGATCTCTATCGTATTTTGCGCCAGTCTCCCTCCATCGCGGCATTACTCCCAAACCTGAAACAAAAAACGGTAGAGTCTTTTTTAGGTATTCAGTCACAACGCTTGGATCAAATATCCGGTAAAGAAAGTACTTTATTGTACGAGGAATACCAAAAGCGTCCCTCAGAGGAACTCAAACAAACTATACTACTGCATAACCGAGACGATGTGATCCAATTATCCGCTCTATTAAAAATTCTAGACAAACTAGATTTGCATCATATTATGTTTCAAAAAGGTTTTTTATGCACCGCAGAAGATAAAAAAGCAAAAATTGAACGCATTCATTTTGATAAAGGGTTTCTATCTATTAAAGGAACGAGTCAAAATATTACTCTACCTTACCAAAGCTACGAATTGACACATCATCTAAATTTTGACTCACAAATGCAGACCTTTGAAATAACCATCCCCTATCTTTATGAAAGCAACTTTTTATACATTGACCTAGAAGCGTTTTCAATGGATTTTACACCAGTTCAAAAATATAACGGTTATCAAAGCGGCTATCTGGTGCTTCATGACGGAAGCAATCCAAATTATTTAGAAATCAATCATACTTTAAAAATTCTATTAAAAGAAATATTAAAACAGCTCTGA
- a CDS encoding electron transfer flavoprotein subunit alpha/FixB family protein encodes MSDKKQKGVLVLAEQNNGEIHKVSYELLNKGKELAEKRDLPLTCLLIGGEVISAEELNYRGAQTVYYIKDSSFKIPEENSYKENVVAFIKEREPEIVLIGATNFGRSLAPRIAAALGTGLTADCTDLQVNEEGRLIQIRPAFSDHLFAHIKTVKDPQMATVRYKEFAEAQRDTSRVENIVMMKPYMALCSKSKIDEIIPMDDMDITEAEVIVAAGRGLRKKEDLLLLEELARTLGGKVGASRALVDAGLAESAMQVGYSGNRVKPKVYIACGISGAPQHLAGMKDSQTIIAINSDPSAPIFQVADYGYVGDLYEVIPQLIHAWRKEETE; translated from the coding sequence ATGAGTGATAAAAAGCAAAAAGGTGTTCTCGTTCTCGCAGAACAAAATAACGGTGAAATACACAAGGTAAGCTATGAATTACTGAACAAAGGGAAAGAATTGGCGGAAAAAAGAGATCTTCCGCTAACCTGCCTTTTAATAGGTGGGGAAGTAATTTCTGCAGAGGAATTAAACTATCGAGGGGCACAGACCGTTTATTATATAAAGGACTCTTCTTTTAAAATACCAGAAGAAAATTCCTATAAAGAAAATGTCGTTGCTTTTATAAAAGAAAGGGAACCGGAAATTGTTTTGATTGGAGCAACGAACTTTGGACGTTCCTTGGCACCACGAATTGCAGCGGCACTAGGAACGGGATTAACTGCGGATTGCACAGACTTACAAGTAAACGAAGAAGGGCGGCTGATTCAGATCCGACCGGCATTCAGTGACCATTTGTTTGCACATATTAAAACGGTAAAAGACCCGCAGATGGCAACGGTTCGGTATAAGGAATTTGCAGAGGCACAAAGAGATACGTCAAGAGTTGAAAATATTGTGATGATGAAACCATATATGGCACTCTGTTCAAAGAGTAAAATAGATGAAATCATTCCAATGGATGATATGGATATTACAGAAGCAGAAGTTATCGTGGCAGCGGGGCGCGGCTTACGAAAAAAAGAGGATCTGCTGCTGCTTGAGGAATTGGCGCGTACTTTAGGAGGAAAAGTTGGCGCATCGAGAGCACTGGTCGACGCCGGCTTGGCAGAGAGTGCGATGCAGGTAGGATACAGCGGTAATCGTGTAAAGCCAAAGGTATACATTGCCTGCGGTATTTCAGGAGCACCACAGCATTTGGCAGGTATGAAGGATTCTCAGACGATCATCGCAATAAATAGTGATCCTTCCGCCCCTATTTTTCAAGTTGCCGACTATGGATACGTAGGCGATCTGTATGAAGTGATACCGCAGCTGATTCATGCATGGAGAAAGGAGGAGACGGAATAA
- a CDS encoding FAD-binding oxidoreductase encodes MKENILKALKDIVGEDYLLTKKELTASYLYDEVEEAYRPKANIDSIVIKPANSKEVAAVMKLANEWKIPVVVRGGATGLCGGCTPVEESFILTMERMNAILEIDRNNMVAVLEAGVTLMDLLEELDQSNDLSFPVHPGDEGAQMGGMAVTNAGGARAVRHGVMRKHIMGVEAVLPNGEILELGGKLVKNNAGYNLMQLLLGSEGTLAVITKIILKIYPKDRSSATIVAPFERFEDACQAVMDILQSGNIPLAVEYMDKHLFVGTAEMLGLEWQAKRGNADLLIILSEKNEERLYDACREINAICEKNNCYETLYAGKAKEQEELLLIRSQHYEYIKETICDSFDMAVPVSEIPAFISDLKRLVKEYDTSTNVIAHIADGNVHNDILYLKDGSIPPYAEELKQKMYDACFSYGGTITGEHGIGKIRTEDLTLQKSPVELELMKGIKKVFDPNHIMNPKTVLM; translated from the coding sequence ATGAAGGAAAATATTTTAAAAGCATTAAAGGATATCGTTGGAGAGGATTATCTTCTGACAAAGAAAGAACTGACCGCCTCTTACCTTTATGATGAAGTAGAAGAAGCATACCGCCCGAAGGCAAATATAGATTCAATCGTAATAAAGCCAGCAAATTCAAAGGAAGTAGCGGCTGTTATGAAGCTGGCCAATGAATGGAAGATTCCCGTAGTCGTACGTGGTGGAGCAACCGGACTCTGTGGTGGATGCACACCGGTAGAGGAAAGCTTTATTTTAACGATGGAACGAATGAATGCAATTTTAGAAATTGACCGAAACAATATGGTAGCGGTTTTAGAGGCTGGTGTTACACTGATGGACTTGCTTGAAGAGCTGGATCAATCAAATGATTTAAGCTTCCCAGTACATCCCGGAGATGAAGGTGCACAGATGGGCGGCATGGCGGTAACCAATGCGGGCGGAGCCAGAGCGGTACGTCACGGTGTGATGCGAAAGCATATTATGGGTGTGGAGGCAGTCCTCCCGAACGGTGAAATATTGGAGCTCGGAGGAAAGCTTGTAAAAAATAATGCAGGATATAATCTAATGCAGCTTTTGCTTGGAAGCGAAGGCACATTGGCTGTTATTACTAAAATTATATTGAAAATTTATCCAAAAGATCGCAGTTCTGCAACGATTGTGGCACCGTTTGAACGATTTGAGGATGCATGTCAGGCAGTAATGGACATTTTACAAAGCGGAAATATTCCTCTTGCAGTAGAATACATGGATAAGCATTTGTTTGTGGGAACGGCAGAAATGCTTGGTTTGGAATGGCAGGCGAAAAGAGGAAATGCAGATTTGCTGATTATTCTTTCGGAAAAAAATGAGGAGCGCCTGTATGATGCATGTAGGGAAATCAATGCAATTTGCGAGAAAAACAACTGTTATGAAACTTTGTATGCCGGAAAAGCAAAGGAACAGGAAGAGCTTTTATTAATTCGAAGCCAGCATTATGAGTACATTAAAGAAACGATATGCGATTCCTTTGATATGGCAGTGCCGGTTTCAGAGATTCCAGCTTTTATCAGCGATTTAAAAAGACTGGTAAAAGAGTATGATACCAGTACGAATGTGATTGCGCATATTGCAGATGGAAATGTGCATAATGATATTTTGTATTTGAAGGACGGGAGCATTCCGCCGTATGCAGAGGAACTGAAGCAGAAAATGTATGATGCCTGCTTTTCTTACGGAGGAACGATTACAGGAGAGCATGGGATTGGGAAAATCAGGACAGAGGACTTAACCTTGCAAAAATCACCTGTAGAGCTGGAACTGATGAAGGGGATTAAAAAGGTATTTGATCCGAATCATATTATGAACCCAAAAACAGTGTTGATGTAG
- a CDS encoding stage V sporulation protein S: MEVLKVSAKSNPNSVAGALAGVLREKGGAEIQAIGAGALNQAVKAVAIARGFVAPSGIDLVCIPAFTDILIDGEERTAIKLIIEPR, translated from the coding sequence ATGGAAGTATTAAAAGTATCAGCGAAGTCAAATCCTAACTCGGTAGCAGGGGCTCTGGCAGGGGTTTTGAGAGAAAAAGGAGGGGCTGAGATTCAGGCAATCGGAGCAGGTGCACTGAATCAAGCAGTAAAAGCAGTCGCCATTGCAAGAGGGTTTGTAGCGCCAAGCGGAATTGATCTAGTATGCATTCCGGCGTTTACAGATATTTTAATCGATGGGGAAGAAAGAACTGCAATTAAATTAATTATTGAACCTAGATAA
- a CDS encoding serine/threonine protein phosphatase: MQTNKRLDQVFKSAFPVPFDDNSRFVFFSDVHRGDDSLSDEFGRNRHIYEHALDHYYRHDYTYIEVGDGDELWEHPKYEHILSAHRSTFDLLKKYYDSGRLLMLFGNHNIQLRDPNYVKKNLYYTYDEQSDEMVPLFPGITVHEALILKHRITNQEIFVVHGNQGDMLNDQFWWVSRFMIQHVWRFLHLVGVNYAASPSKNKYKRHKVEINYNKWNERHGIMLICGHTHRPKFPKPDEPAYFNTGCCMHPRGITCLELTDGEISYVSWRVHSKPDGTMYIRKTVIQGPKPLSCFYKKEPNKEGLTGE, translated from the coding sequence TTGCAAACAAATAAACGTTTGGACCAAGTATTCAAATCCGCTTTTCCCGTTCCCTTCGACGATAACTCCCGCTTTGTATTTTTCAGTGATGTACACCGCGGAGATGACAGCTTGTCGGATGAGTTCGGGCGTAATCGGCATATATACGAGCATGCACTTGACCACTATTACCGTCACGACTATACTTATATTGAAGTGGGTGACGGCGATGAATTATGGGAACATCCAAAATATGAACATATTTTAAGCGCACATCGCAGCACTTTTGATCTTTTAAAAAAATATTATGATTCCGGCCGTCTTTTGATGCTTTTTGGAAACCATAATATTCAGCTCCGAGACCCAAATTACGTAAAGAAAAATCTATACTATACTTATGACGAACAATCGGACGAAATGGTTCCTTTATTTCCGGGAATAACTGTTCATGAAGCATTAATTCTGAAACACCGCATTACAAATCAAGAAATTTTTGTCGTTCACGGAAATCAGGGAGACATGCTGAATGACCAATTTTGGTGGGTATCACGTTTTATGATCCAACACGTTTGGCGTTTTTTACATTTAGTTGGTGTAAACTATGCTGCCAGCCCTTCAAAAAATAAGTACAAGCGTCATAAGGTCGAAATTAACTATAATAAATGGAATGAAAGGCACGGTATCATGCTAATCTGCGGGCATACACACCGGCCTAAATTTCCAAAACCTGATGAACCGGCTTATTTTAATACCGGCTGCTGTATGCATCCCCGCGGCATAACCTGCTTAGAACTGACAGATGGTGAAATCAGCTATGTTTCGTGGCGTGTACACAGCAAGCCAGACGGTACGATGTACATTCGAAAAACAGTCATTCAAGGACCAAAGCCGCTCTCTTGTTTTTATAAAAAAGAACCAAATAAGGAAGGACTTACAGGTGAATAA
- a CDS encoding YjiH family protein produces the protein MGEQVKTTESGSEQQQDLRGLIQNPTGKQKLKFIIPSAIGVFLFLCPIWYEGNMNIPLGVISEWVANFIKPWAHEAILGIVVISAIMTFITSVFKPKALTEGKLLSKLFVASPIYLVIRVLGGIIVTLVYFQVGPEWIYSADTGSTMIGLMSTLIAWFFAASFLIPLLMDYGIMDYTGTLIRNLLWPLFRLPGRAAVDLCASWVGNCNVGVVLTSTQYEQGYYTARESVLIATCFSAVSLPFCLVIAAMMGVEQYFIPFYLILTVTGIVSVVIMSRIWPLAKKYPDEYYALAGKQINEVEPKGISKTRWAYLQAVTKAESGPNFGELMYKGIDMFLGIIFTLVPVTMCVGTLALVLSTYTPIFDWISMPFGYYLQVLGVQDAFAAAPGTVVGFADMFIPAVICANIPSIETRFIIGILSLVQIIYMSEVGSIMLASKMPVKITDLIIIFLEKTIISIPIIVLLTKLFVSF, from the coding sequence ATGGGAGAACAAGTTAAAACCACTGAATCTGGGTCGGAGCAACAGCAAGATTTAAGAGGATTGATACAAAATCCGACTGGTAAACAAAAACTAAAATTTATAATTCCTTCTGCAATTGGTGTTTTTTTATTTTTATGTCCGATTTGGTATGAGGGGAATATGAACATTCCTCTGGGCGTTATCTCTGAATGGGTGGCCAATTTTATCAAACCATGGGCACACGAAGCAATACTTGGGATTGTTGTTATTTCAGCTATTATGACTTTTATTACTAGTGTTTTTAAACCAAAGGCACTTACGGAGGGAAAGCTACTTTCTAAATTATTTGTGGCTTCTCCGATTTACCTTGTTATCCGCGTTCTTGGAGGAATCATTGTAACATTAGTTTATTTCCAGGTGGGACCGGAATGGATCTATTCTGCAGACACAGGCTCAACTATGATAGGATTGATGTCAACTCTGATTGCATGGTTTTTTGCTGCATCGTTTCTGATTCCGCTTCTTATGGACTATGGGATTATGGATTATACGGGTACTTTAATCCGTAATTTATTATGGCCGTTGTTTCGCTTGCCGGGAAGAGCCGCAGTCGATCTTTGTGCTTCTTGGGTTGGAAATTGCAATGTAGGTGTCGTCTTGACGAGTACACAATACGAGCAGGGCTATTACACAGCAAGAGAATCCGTACTGATTGCAACTTGCTTTTCTGCGGTATCTCTGCCGTTTTGCTTAGTAATTGCAGCAATGATGGGTGTAGAGCAGTATTTCATTCCATTTTATCTTATTTTGACGGTTACCGGTATCGTCAGTGTTGTAATTATGTCACGTATTTGGCCTTTGGCTAAAAAATATCCTGATGAATACTATGCGTTAGCTGGTAAACAGATTAATGAAGTGGAACCGAAAGGAATCAGCAAAACTCGTTGGGCTTATCTGCAGGCAGTTACAAAAGCGGAAAGCGGTCCGAATTTTGGAGAATTGATGTATAAGGGTATTGATATGTTTTTAGGTATTATTTTTACGCTTGTACCAGTTACAATGTGTGTAGGTACTTTGGCATTGGTACTTTCTACTTATACACCTATTTTTGACTGGATTTCCATGCCATTTGGATATTATCTTCAAGTTTTAGGTGTGCAGGATGCATTTGCAGCTGCACCGGGTACTGTTGTTGGTTTTGCGGACATGTTCATTCCAGCTGTAATTTGTGCAAACATACCATCGATTGAAACTAGATTTATTATAGGTATCTTATCTTTAGTACAGATTATCTATATGAGTGAGGTTGGTTCCATAATGCTGGCTTCTAAAATGCCTGTTAAAATTACAGATTTAATTATTATTTTCTTGGAGAAAACGATCATTTCCATTCCAATTATTGTATTATTGACTAAATTATTCGTATCGTTTTAA
- a CDS encoding FadR/GntR family transcriptional regulator, whose protein sequence is MFMAIENKKISQIVIEQIQEMIMKGELKDGDQLPPERVMTEQFQIGRPALREALKALEVLGLVERRHGLGNYIVNNVESNFFKPLSLSFKLNNGNVQEVLQLRYLIETFTVREAAKSATPNDVASLKQKQLQMMQAETPAEKSECDRNFHFEIARICNNSLILLTFENASYLLENFIDQTVHLSYFTKEDSIELIYEEHQKIIDAIEKKDEEAAVSFIVSHLDNIRPDLLHQI, encoded by the coding sequence ATGTTTATGGCAATAGAAAATAAAAAAATCTCCCAAATCGTCATCGAGCAAATTCAGGAAATGATTATGAAAGGTGAATTAAAAGACGGTGACCAGCTTCCGCCTGAACGCGTTATGACGGAGCAATTTCAAATCGGCCGCCCCGCATTGCGCGAAGCATTAAAAGCGTTAGAGGTACTTGGACTCGTTGAACGCCGCCACGGTTTAGGCAATTACATTGTAAATAATGTTGAGTCAAACTTTTTTAAGCCGCTCTCGCTTTCTTTTAAATTAAATAACGGGAATGTGCAAGAAGTCTTACAGCTTCGTTACCTGATTGAAACCTTCACTGTCCGAGAAGCTGCAAAATCTGCTACGCCCAACGACGTTGCATCCTTGAAACAAAAACAGTTACAAATGATGCAAGCAGAAACACCAGCTGAAAAATCAGAATGTGACAGAAATTTTCACTTTGAAATTGCCCGTATTTGCAACAACAGCTTAATTCTATTAACTTTTGAAAACGCATCTTATCTTTTGGAAAATTTTATAGATCAAACGGTACATCTATCTTATTTCACGAAAGAAGATTCTATTGAACTCATTTATGAAGAACACCAAAAAATTATAGATGCCATTGAAAAAAAAGATGAAGAGGCAGCTGTTTCCTTTATTGTAAGTCATTTGGATAACATTCGGCCAGATCTGCTTCACCAAATTTAG
- a CDS encoding pyridoxal phosphate-dependent aminotransferase produces MKHRFIAKRYWKDQSTPMGKVDELAKGFDDVINLSLGDPDLITEEIIINHAFQDARNGHTKYTDFRGDPQLRGEIVKYYKEEYGMDVLDEEVFVTASGCLAMYLALEAILDDGDEVILQAPFFTPYPQQVELARGVPVELATYENEDFQINMQRLEGLINERTKALVINTPSNPTGSCLTLETMKKIAEIAKKHDLIVIADDIYTAFSYQHPFVPIAALDGMKERTIIINSFSKNFTMTGWRIGNIIAPDYIIATIQMINENVVFTAPSISQRAAIHALQNRKKIQPPMIEEYRKRMFYAAERINAIPHMSVIYPPRGTFYLFVNVKETGLNSVDVSDCILKEAHVLTIPGISFGECGEGYIRLACTVGINTLKEAFNRLEKVSIFKK; encoded by the coding sequence TTGAAACACAGATTTATAGCGAAACGATATTGGAAAGATCAGTCAACACCGATGGGAAAAGTGGACGAGCTTGCAAAGGGTTTTGATGATGTGATTAATCTTAGCCTAGGTGATCCGGATTTGATTACAGAGGAGATCATCATTAACCACGCGTTTCAGGATGCACGAAATGGTCATACAAAATACACGGATTTTCGGGGTGATCCGCAGCTGCGGGGTGAAATTGTAAAGTATTATAAAGAAGAATATGGTATGGATGTCCTTGATGAAGAAGTATTTGTTACAGCCAGCGGCTGCCTTGCAATGTATTTGGCATTAGAGGCGATTTTGGATGACGGAGATGAGGTTATTTTGCAGGCGCCGTTTTTCACACCGTATCCTCAGCAGGTGGAGCTTGCACGTGGAGTTCCGGTAGAGCTTGCAACTTATGAGAATGAGGATTTTCAAATTAATATGCAGCGTTTAGAAGGGTTGATTAACGAGCGGACGAAAGCATTGGTTATTAATACGCCCAGCAATCCGACCGGAAGCTGCTTGACATTGGAAACCATGAAGAAAATTGCTGAAATTGCAAAAAAACATGACTTAATTGTCATTGCGGATGACATCTATACAGCATTCAGCTATCAGCATCCATTTGTTCCGATTGCTGCTTTAGATGGAATGAAAGAACGGACCATTATAATCAATAGCTTTTCAAAAAACTTTACCATGACAGGATGGAGAATTGGAAATATCATTGCGCCGGATTACATTATCGCGACCATTCAAATGATTAATGAAAATGTTGTATTTACGGCTCCTTCAATTTCTCAGAGAGCTGCGATTCACGCTTTGCAAAACCGAAAGAAAATACAACCGCCGATGATTGAAGAATATAGGAAGCGAATGTTCTATGCGGCAGAGCGGATCAATGCGATTCCTCATATGTCAGTAATTTATCCGCCGCGAGGCACCTTCTATCTATTTGTAAATGTTAAAGAGACTGGATTAAATTCCGTTGATGTCAGTGACTGCATTCTTAAAGAGGCACATGTTTTAACCATTCCGGGGATTTCGTTTGGAGAATGCGGCGAAGGCTATATCCGATTGGCTTGTACCGTCGGTATAAATACTCTAAAAGAAGCTTTTAATCGTTTGGAAAAAGTATCCATTTTTAAAAAGTAA
- a CDS encoding electron transfer flavoprotein subunit beta/FixA family protein — translation MNILVLVKEVPDMEKVKFDRERGVVDRSSAEAEMNPFDENALQAAVDQKKKGNPDVFVTVMTMGPQRAEKMLRDAYARGADQAVLLTDRKFGGSDTCATAKTLAAAIKKTGPFDLILCGEKSVDGDTAQVGAEVAEFLNIPHAYYVEDIRKLDMNSVQVAVENMGGNRQIRTMRLPALIGVTKNISRPELPTVKRKLESLEIPVKVYTLQDLNGYLTEEETGFKGSPTKVSKIEIPKAVKKSNRIYREEFTDFLKSVTDVLAEKGIV, via the coding sequence ATGAACATACTTGTTTTAGTAAAAGAAGTCCCTGATATGGAAAAAGTAAAATTTGATAGAGAAAGAGGCGTTGTTGACCGTTCGTCTGCAGAAGCAGAAATGAATCCTTTTGATGAAAATGCACTACAAGCCGCAGTGGATCAAAAAAAGAAAGGGAATCCAGATGTTTTTGTAACGGTTATGACAATGGGACCGCAAAGAGCAGAAAAGATGCTGAGAGATGCATATGCGAGGGGAGCAGATCAGGCGGTATTGCTGACAGACCGAAAATTTGGAGGTTCTGATACCTGTGCGACCGCAAAGACCTTGGCGGCTGCAATTAAGAAAACGGGACCTTTTGATTTGATTTTATGTGGAGAAAAATCTGTGGATGGTGATACGGCACAGGTGGGGGCAGAGGTTGCTGAATTTTTAAACATTCCGCATGCCTATTATGTAGAAGATATTCGTAAATTAGATATGAATTCGGTTCAAGTAGCTGTTGAAAATATGGGTGGAAATAGACAGATTCGAACGATGCGCTTGCCTGCATTGATCGGCGTAACTAAAAATATCAGTCGTCCGGAGCTACCGACTGTAAAGCGAAAATTAGAATCATTGGAAATACCGGTAAAAGTATATACCTTACAGGATTTAAACGGATATTTAACCGAAGAAGAGACTGGATTTAAGGGGTCGCCAACAAAGGTTTCTAAAATAGAAATTCCAAAAGCAGTAAAAAAGAGTAACCGCATATACCGCGAAGAGTTCACAGACTTTTTAAAGTCTGTTACGGATGTTTTGGCGGAGAAAGGGATTGTGTAG